In a genomic window of Deltaproteobacteria bacterium:
- a CDS encoding FtsX-like permease family protein — TNRQVLTLFIKQGVYIGIIGGLIGMVLAMAISAILERYQFVDLPDLYLLARLPVSYEWWVYAVVGVVSLVIAVVAGLFPAWIASNVSPVEGFRGNEGS; from the coding sequence ACCAATCGCCAAGTGTTGACGCTGTTTATCAAGCAGGGCGTCTACATCGGCATCATTGGTGGCCTCATAGGCATGGTACTGGCCATGGCTATTAGCGCCATCTTGGAGCGCTACCAGTTTGTCGATTTGCCTGATCTCTATTTGTTGGCACGCTTGCCTGTGTCGTATGAATGGTGGGTTTATGCCGTCGTCGGCGTCGTTAGTTTGGTGATCGCCGTGGTGGCAGGTTTATTTCCAGCCTGGATCGCTAGCAACGTGAGTCCTGTTGAGGGATTCCGCGGCAATGAAGGGTCGTGA